The sequence CCTCATATCTGAAGGGTTTTTCACCTTTATCCACTCTTTCTGGTTCTAGTGAAGCTAGGAGAGGATGGTGATCTGAGTTAACTCTTGGAAGTATGTTTATATTAGCATTTGGAAATGCAATTCTCCCATCAGAGTTTGAAAGAGCCATATCCAGTCTCTTATAGACTCTGTTCAACCCTCCTCTAACTCTCCCAACTCATGTAAACTTTGAGCCAATATATCCCATGTCAATTAAACCACATTCCTCTATCCATCTCTTAAAACGATTCACAGCATGCATGTCTAGAGTAGCACCTCCTTTTTTCTCATCTGCCTTACTAATATCATTGAAGTCTCCAATCAAAAGCCATGGCAATTTCATATCAGGCGcaattttcttcatttcttcccaAAGTTTAGATCTCAAGTGAGCATGTGGGCTAGCATACACTATTGTTAGgcaccaaactcttctcttaaaATCAACAATTTGTAAATGAAGGAACTGCTGATGGTTTCTCAACACCTGTACATTCAGGTTAGGATTATTCCACAAAACCCAAATGCCTCCTGCAAACCCCTTAGCCTCCTCCCTAATACAATAATTAAAACTCATTTCTCTAATCACCTTATCTGTTGTGTCACCACTACACTTTGTCTCCAATAAAATTACCATATCAGGTCGATACTGTTTGCAGAGTTCTTTTACGGTGCGTATAGATGCCTTGTTCACACACCCTCTAATATTCCAAGATAACAGATCCATGGAAAAAGAACAAAAGGAAAGGAATAGACAAGCAAATAAGCTGTACAGAACCTGGGCCTCCAAGCACAATCAACAAGCATCCAACATAATCTCTTCCTCCCTTGGTGGGGCATCTTCCCTGGCTTCATTTCCCTTTTCATACTGTATCATGGCTTCAACAAGCATTTCAGACTCTACCGAGACAACATCCGGTGGTTTCGGGTCAGGTGGATTATCAAACTTCATGTCCTCCCTTCCAGTGTTTTCGACTAGAATTGATTGATCTGTTGAGGGTTGAGTAAGGGTCACCCAGTTCTCCTGAAAATGATGGGGGTTGTTCTCGGTGTGCATGTCTTCTTGCAGAGGTTGTTGCTGTGTGGGTTGTGTTCTGTTATGGTTTGGTAGGTGGTTCAACTTGTTTTCAGATTTAGAGAGCATAATTTGTTCAATTTGTGAGTTTTTGCTTTGATTGTCAGAGCTAGGGGTCAGGGATTTGTGATTCCGTTTGGGGCTTTGATTTGGACTGGTGGTTTCAATAATAGTTTTCTATTGTGGATGGGCTCTTTGGTTTGCAAGGATTTTTGGgctgatttttttgttttgagtatctttgatttctgaatttttttCCCATTGCTTTCCTTTTGGACCGCATTTTGAGTGTCACTAAAGGCGGATATATCTTTTTGCGTTACATTCCTCTCTCTTGCTCCTTTGTCATTGTCATTAGTATCATTGTGTGGTTCTTCCTCAGCGTGCAGAACGGAAAAACGTGACCTCTGCTGTACGTTGATGTTGTCGGCCTGTATCTTTTCTTTTACATTATTCACCCCATTACTTGTACCTTCTCCTGCTGTAGTGGATTTCTTTCCACGCAACGGCCTTTGAACGATCATCCAGGGACCATAGGCCCCTTCATATTCTTCTGGACTAGCCTCAATAACTTCTTTACCCTTTGTTTTTGCTTTAGTTCCACTTATTCCCCCATTTTCTTCCTCCCTTGTCTCCGTTTGCTTCTGGTCATTCCTAACTTGTGTCTGGTTCTTCAGATTTGGACATTCACTTTTTTCATGCCTAACACGTCCACAATGGAAGCAAACCTGATGTAGTCCCTCGTACTCCATTATGtgtatatttccattgatgaggtATTATGAGACTAACGGCTTAGTTAAGTCTATTTCAACACATATCCTGGAAAATTTGCCTCTGGATATTTGTGAAGTGTTGGTATCAACTTTGATGGTTCTCCCCAAAATATTTCCTATTTTCTCCAAAACAATCCTATTATAATATTCAATAGCCAAACATGGCAATCTGATCCAAGCTGCAATGTTGTCTATAGTGGCTTTACTTGGGTTGAAATCAAGTTTCCAGAGTTGAATAGTGAGATAGTGATCTAGTATCTTCCATGGTCCCTCCATGAGTGCATAATCTAGATCCTCTGCATTGTAAAAACGAACAAGAAAATAGTCATTTCCAATGTCTATGACATCCAAGCTTCCCATTCTGCTCCACATAGCTTCTAGTCTTCTCTTAATCACTGCCAGCGAGACTTTTCTTCCCAAAACTTTTACTATGAGCGACTCCCACCAGTGTTTTCTCAAGTCATATTTAATTGATTCGCTTATCACCAGGTTGTATAGGCCGTTGGgtgttttctctatttttattCCCAATTCCTCATTCTCGTCATCTGAGCTTCCTAGGTGGTCGGTCGCTACTCTGTCGCTGTTCTCAGTTCTGGGCTCTCCTCTGTTTGTACCCTTCTTGACCGCTTGGGCAAAGGATTTCGGAGCTGCTTCTTTTCTTCCCTCTGAAGGCCCTTCCACCTGTTTGGGTCTCATATCCATCTCTGCAGATACTGCCATATCCTTCGTTGATTCTTCCTCCATCCATTCTTCGTATCTCGGCGGGTTTGCTTCCTCCCCTGTAAAATCAGTTCCGTCAGTGGCTTTCTTCACTTTTTTTGACGTTCAGTGGACTAGTGCCCCTTCAATTCTTTGTTCTTCTCTTGGGCTGTGTGGGCGAGCTGCCCCTCCCCTCACAAAACCCCCTCTCATCTCCGTTCCTCCAATCCCTAGAGTCAGTGTAAATAAATCTCCAGAAGTGTTGCTTCTTGTTATACTTGAAACTCTTCCGTTAGTATATAGGCTCTTGTATTGTTCAAGGAGAGGCCCATGAAAGGATTTGATGGCTCAATTTTTTGAGCTTTCAATCAATAATTTACAAATATAGTTAGTTTAGAAAATCTTTTAGAGGTAATAACTAACAAATCATCATCGCTTGGTGTATTGGagatttgaaccagaatttttggttttctagctggaggagagaaggacggttatctaatgagatggattatgttcacatttctgattcgaatctccggatacaggatatttggtcggttggtaggtggcatttggatactctttattccCCTTTATCTCAAAATCTAAAAGCTatttggttgggaggagcgggagaattggctttggctttggcgtcagcttgttccagaaaagcataagtttttggcttggttgtgtcttaaggaggctcttcctactgcaagttttcgctttagaagagggatgtcaTCATCAGAtaggtgtccaagatgtctttctagccaggaatcAGTTTTACATTATATTTGGGATTAtccaaaagctcagcttgtctggcataggttggatatttcttgtcatcctttggatttgaagaactggttcttgtatcatagcagagagcatccgttcAAATTCTTTTCGGGACTTTGATGGATATGGCGAGTAAGGAATAATGATATCTTTAATCCtcatgaaacttggcctccgaaaaaagtgatttgtctggcattatcttcagaaaaggagcttaggaatatttttgaattacaacgtatgtccattccctctactctaaatggtttttggaatcctcatccattggtacttttaagattaattgtgatgctagttattttggttcgggtgatagtgttggttttgcttgtgttattagagattgtaatgggagttggcaaatgtggtgtttgggaatgattgagagtaatagtattcttcaaggagaattgtttgccatttggagaggatatctcttagcttgg is a genomic window of Arachis ipaensis cultivar K30076 chromosome B06, Araip1.1, whole genome shotgun sequence containing:
- the LOC107646551 gene encoding uncharacterized protein LOC107646551, producing the protein MDLLSWNIRGCVNKASIRTVKELCKQYRPDMVILLETKCSGDTTDKVIREMSFNYCIREEAKGFAGGIWVLWNNPNLNVQVLRNHQQFLHLQIVDFKRRVWCLTIVYASPHAHLRSKLWEEMKKIAPDMKLPWLLIGDFNDISKADEKKGGATLDMHAVNRFKRWIEECGLIDMGYIGSKFT
- the LOC107646550 gene encoding uncharacterized protein LOC107646550 is translated as MEEESTKDMAVSAEMDMRPKQVEGPSEGRKEAAPKSFAQAVKKGTNRGEPRTENSDRVATDHLGSSDDENEELGIKIEKTPNGLYNLVISESIKYDLRKHWWESLIVKVLGRKVSLAVIKRRLEAMWSRMGSLDVIDIGNDYFLVRFYNAEDLDYALMEGPWKILDHYLTIQLWKLDFNPSKATIDNIAAWIRLPCLAIEYYNRIVLEKIGNILGRTIKVDTNTSQISRGKFSRICVEIDLTKPLVS